The following proteins are co-located in the Castanea sativa cultivar Marrone di Chiusa Pesio chromosome 8, ASM4071231v1 genome:
- the LOC142607999 gene encoding phosphoinositide phospholipase C 4-like, protein MGTYRICMCFKRRYKVSETGPPQEVKEAFKKYTEGATQMTVEQLTRFLVEFQGESGASISDARKIVEQLLQKRYPAGTKYTKKNTLTLDDLHRYLFSPDLNPPIGDQVYQDMTAPLSHYFTYTGHNSYLTGNQINSDCSVVPIIKALKRGVRVVELDMWPSDDTTHGVHVYHGWTLTTPVEIIKCLESIREHAFSASPYPVIITLEDHLTPDLQAKVAQLITQTFEGMLFYPQSERLKEFHSPEELKHRIIISTKPPKEYLKAKSEKGNKPHKEDDSDEDAWAKAPPDPTTDQDVDTSDSDSSPDEDNDDCESRPPGACTYKSLIAIHAGKPKGGLKEALKVELEKVRRLSLSEQALEKAASSHGTDVIRFTQRNILRVYPKGTRLNSSNYNPLIGWMHGAQMVAFNMQGNGKYLWLMHGMFRSNGGCGYVKKPDFLMKLGPDNSLFDPKEKLQVKKTLKVKVYMGDGWHLDFTQTHFDLFSPPDFYTRVGIAGVPADKVMKETKTKQDDWSPVWDEEFIFPLTVPELALLRVEVNEHDISRNDDFAGQTCLPVWELRPGIRAIPLFDRKGEKYNSVRLLMRFEFI, encoded by the exons ATGGGGACGTATAGGATTTGTATGTGTTTTAAGAGGAGATATAAGGTGTCAGAGACAGGTCCACCACAAGAAGTGAAGGAAGCTTTTAAGAAGTACACAGAAGGTGCGACCCAGATGACGGTGGAGCAGCTGACTCGCTTCTTGGTTGAGTTTCAAGGCGAGAGCGGCGCGTCCATCTCAGACGCCCGCAAGATTGTAGAGCAGCTCTTGCAAAAGCGCTACCCTGCTGGCACCAAGTACACCAAGAAAAACACTCTCACCCTTGATGATCTTCACCGTTACTTGTTCTCTCCTGACCTTAATCCCCCTATTGGAGATCAG GTTTACCAGGATATGACTGCCCCATTGTCTCATTATTTCACTTATACTGGTCATAATTCATACCTGACTGGTAACCAAATCAATAGCGACTGTAGTGTTGTCCCAATAATAAAGGCATTGAAGAGAGGTGTAAGAGTAGTGGAGCTTGATATGTGGCCAAGTGATGACACGACTCATGGTGTTCATGTTTACCACGGATG GACCCTGACTACTCCAGTGGAAATTATTAAATGCTTGGAATCCATTAGAGAGCATGCCTTTTCTGCATCACCATACCCTGTCATAATCACTCTTGAAGACCACCTTACCCCAGATCTCCAGGCTAAAGTAGCCCAG ctGATCACGCAAACATTTGAAGGTATGTTGTTTTATCCTCAATCTGAACGTTTAAAAGAGTTCCATTCGCCAGAAGAACTGAAACATCGGATTATTATTTCAACCAAACCTCCAAAGGAATACCTGAAAGCTAAAAGTGAAAAGGGAAATAAGCCACATAAGGAAGATGATTCTGATGAAGATGCTTGGGCTAAAGCACCACCAGACCCCACAACTGATCAAGATGTTGATACG AGTGATAGTGATTCAAGTCCTGATGAGGATAACGATGACTGTGAATCACGTCCACCAGGAGCATGTACGTACAAGAGTCTAATTGCTATTCATGCTGGAAAACCCAAGGGTGGTCTAAAGGAGGCGTTAAAAGTTGAACTTGAGAAAGTTAGACGCCTTAGTTTGAGTGAACAAGCACTTGAAAAGGCTGCTTCATCTCATGGAACAGATGTTATTAG ATTTACTCAAAGAAATATCTTAAGGGTGTACCCAAAGGGTACTCGCCTTAACTCCTCCAATTACAACCCGCTAATTGGTTGGATGCATGGAGCTCAAATGGTTGCATTTAATATGCAG GGAAATGGTAAATATCTTTGGTTGATGCATGGGATGTTTAGATCCAATGGAGGTTGTGGTTATGTGAAGAAGCctgattttttaatgaaattgggTCCAGATAATTCATTGTTTGATCCCAAAGAAAAATTGCAAGTGAAGAAGACTTTAAAG GTGAAGGTTTATATGGGAGACGGGTGGCATTTGGATTTTACACAAACACACTTTGATTTGTTTTCACCCCCAGATTTTTACACGAGG GTTGGCATAGCAGGAGTGCCAGCTGATAAGGTAATGAAGgaaacaaagacaaaacaaGATGATTGGTCTCCTGTTTGGGATGAAGAATTTATATTTCCATTGACTGTTCCTGAATTAGCTTTGCTTCGAGTTGAAGTTAATGAGCATGACATTTCTAGGAATGATGATTTTGCTGGCCAAACTTGTTTGCCAGTTTGGGAATTGAGGCCAGGGATCCGTGCAATCCCCCTTTTTGACCGCAAAGGAGAGAAGTACAACTCAGTGAGGCTACTTATGCGATTTGAGTTTATCTGA